A single Osmerus mordax isolate fOsmMor3 chromosome 7, fOsmMor3.pri, whole genome shotgun sequence DNA region contains:
- the ccnq gene encoding cyclin-Q translates to MEGTSQHAGGMEGSSRLAVAGRRAAGNWDGETTDPARDTKTHFRVCRFIMETGVKLGMRSVPVASACVLYHRFFQCLSVSVYEPYLVAMSSLYLAGKLEEQHLRTRDIINVSHRYFHSSSAPLDCNSEFWDLRDSVVQCELLVLRQLNFHVSFKHPHKFLLHFLLSVKAMVNRHAWSRTPVAETAWALLRDCYHGPMCIRHEPQHIAIATLYLALLSYGVELPTGEREWWQVLCEDVTRAHIDAVISDLLQLYDLEAKCI, encoded by the exons ATGGAGGGTACATCGCAACACGCAGGTGGCATGGAAGGGTCCTCACGACTGGCCGTGGCCGGGAGGAGGGCAGCGGGAAACTGGGACGGAGAAACAACAGACCCCGCGCGGGACACAAAGACCCACTTTCGTGTGTGCCGCTTTATCATGGAGACAG GGGTGAAGTTGGGCATGCGCTCGGTGCCGGTggcgtctgcgtgtgtgttgtaccACCGTTTCTTccagtgtttgagtgtgagtgtgtatgagccGTACCTGGTGGCCATGAGCTCGCTCTACCTGGCAGgcaagctggaggagcagcaccTGCGCACCCGTGACATCATCAACGTTAGCCACAG gtacTTCCACAGCAGCAGTGCTCCTCTGGACTGTAACTCGGAGTTCTGGGACCTTAGGGacagtgtggtgcagtgtgagCTGCTCGTCCTACGACAGCTCAACTTTCACGTCTCCTTCAAACACCCGCACAAG ttcctgctccacttcctgttgtccGTCAAGGCCATGGTGAACCGTCATGCCTGGTCTCGGACCCCCGTCGCAGAGACGGCCTGGGCGTTGCTTAGAGACTGTTACCATGGGCCCATGTGTATCCGTCACGAACCCCAGCACATCGCCATAGCAACACTGTACCTCGCCCTGCTCAGCTACGGAGTGGAACTgcccacaggagagagagagtggtggcag gtgctGTGTGAGGACGTGACACGAGCTCACATCGACGCAGTGATCTCTGACCTCCTACAGCTCTACGACCTGGAGGCCAAGTGCATCTGA